Proteins co-encoded in one Natronorubrum daqingense genomic window:
- a CDS encoding molybdopterin-dependent oxidoreductase has protein sequence MSRASLDLDRRGFLKAGVGGSLAAAVGGRTLLQRDSEDGEPLDPDAADELVKTVCTHCSVGCGVHMAVEDDAVIGQETWDDNPVNQGGVCSKGASLTQSVNSEQRLKEPLKLEDGEWVQMDWDEILPEITERLNDIREDVGPHGTMWVGSAKHSNEAAYLIRKLSALYGTNNIDHQARICHSTTVEGIANTWGVGAMTNNSNDMANVDVNLIIGHNPLESHPVAWQYFQDAQENGGKHIVAEPRYTKTAAASDDYFHFRSGTDVAFIYGLIYHIVNNLEAHDEEFIESRVMVETWEEFRDDYLPEYDLETVSDICGTPVSDLEELAEELADADVSCVEWAMGGTQHNNATGNVRAYAMLNLALGHSAQSAGGTPIFRGHDNVQGATDLGVDAGNTPGYYGLDQGAWEHWANVWDETESTSGDLTYDELADRYHDTELMEKNGFTVARWYEGVLDDEWEIYQPDPLQAAVFWGHGLASLTEYKKVREAVNQLDFIVNVDVFPNQVAELADSDTDVYMLPAATNIEEAGSVVNTGRQLQWRSQAIEPRHNSKTDWELLCEFADHLGFGEHFDYDEVEDVTREINLGVRSVGYVGQTPERLKAHQQNADLFSPEDLRADFDELDVDEDDVDGVQDGDVYGLPWPCWHDEHPGTPILYDSSLHPSDGGMDFRSNWWDDAVDEDDPEIEPEDHLRDPFTPEWTDQELEGVPQYPLFTTVLPDPENPAAATIPIEGAFDEDTSVADVAQQLDEEGYDVDLERYEEFDNPQPDAPWGRGRARMKAWNLTDEIPVHREPAVTPRPDLVDEYPCNDRTEDHWRVELDNAQVQQDNIDAVDDHDLVLTSGRQVEHKGAGAVTRSTQGTASRAPMMYLEIHPEVAEEQLDGVEEGEWIVVATPHAEMVVQARPTERVAPDHAFAPYHWSGILEGEKMTDRFGGEMEGLEPLVIGESINAGTAPAYDRETQMQESKVTLCSVRLAEDDEVPDLSQRQLDWQEQRINRHKR, from the coding sequence ATGTCACGGGCATCACTAGACCTCGATCGGCGAGGCTTCCTTAAAGCCGGCGTCGGTGGAAGCCTTGCAGCGGCGGTCGGGGGACGAACCCTGTTGCAGCGAGACAGTGAAGACGGTGAACCGCTCGACCCAGACGCAGCGGACGAACTGGTGAAGACGGTCTGTACGCACTGTTCTGTTGGCTGTGGTGTGCACATGGCCGTCGAAGACGACGCCGTCATCGGACAGGAAACCTGGGACGACAACCCGGTCAATCAGGGCGGAGTCTGTTCGAAGGGGGCATCGTTGACCCAGTCCGTCAACTCCGAACAGCGCCTGAAGGAGCCGCTGAAACTCGAGGACGGCGAGTGGGTGCAGATGGATTGGGACGAGATTCTGCCGGAGATTACCGAACGCCTCAACGACATTCGAGAGGACGTCGGCCCCCACGGCACGATGTGGGTCGGCTCCGCGAAACACTCGAACGAGGCGGCGTACCTCATCCGAAAGCTCTCGGCGCTCTACGGCACGAACAACATCGACCACCAGGCGCGAATCTGTCACTCGACGACCGTCGAGGGCATCGCGAACACCTGGGGCGTCGGCGCGATGACGAACAACTCGAACGATATGGCCAACGTCGACGTCAACCTGATCATCGGCCACAACCCCCTCGAGAGCCACCCCGTCGCCTGGCAGTACTTCCAGGACGCACAGGAAAACGGCGGGAAACACATCGTCGCCGAGCCACGGTACACGAAGACGGCGGCAGCCTCGGACGACTACTTCCACTTCCGGTCGGGGACCGACGTCGCGTTCATCTACGGGCTCATCTACCACATCGTCAACAATCTCGAGGCTCACGACGAGGAGTTCATCGAGAGCCGCGTCATGGTCGAGACGTGGGAGGAGTTCCGGGACGACTACCTTCCAGAGTACGACCTCGAGACGGTCTCCGACATCTGTGGAACGCCAGTCTCGGACCTCGAGGAACTCGCGGAGGAACTCGCCGACGCCGACGTGAGTTGCGTCGAGTGGGCGATGGGTGGCACCCAGCACAACAACGCGACGGGCAACGTCCGAGCGTACGCGATGTTGAACCTCGCGCTGGGCCACTCCGCACAATCCGCGGGTGGCACGCCGATTTTCCGCGGCCACGACAACGTACAGGGAGCGACCGACCTCGGCGTCGACGCCGGGAACACGCCCGGCTACTACGGACTCGACCAGGGAGCCTGGGAACACTGGGCCAACGTCTGGGACGAGACGGAGAGCACCTCGGGCGACCTGACCTACGACGAACTGGCAGATCGATACCACGATACGGAGCTGATGGAGAAAAACGGCTTCACCGTCGCCCGCTGGTACGAAGGCGTCCTGGACGACGAGTGGGAGATCTACCAGCCCGATCCGCTGCAAGCGGCCGTCTTCTGGGGCCACGGACTCGCCTCGCTGACGGAGTACAAGAAGGTCAGAGAGGCGGTCAACCAACTCGACTTCATCGTCAACGTCGACGTCTTCCCGAACCAGGTCGCCGAACTCGCGGACAGCGACACGGACGTCTACATGCTGCCAGCCGCGACGAACATCGAAGAAGCCGGCAGCGTCGTGAACACGGGACGACAGCTCCAGTGGCGATCCCAGGCGATCGAGCCACGCCACAACTCCAAGACCGACTGGGAGTTGCTCTGTGAGTTTGCTGACCACCTCGGCTTCGGCGAGCACTTCGACTACGACGAGGTCGAAGACGTCACCCGGGAGATCAACCTCGGCGTTCGGTCGGTCGGCTACGTCGGCCAGACGCCCGAGCGTCTCAAGGCTCACCAACAGAATGCAGACCTCTTCAGTCCGGAAGACCTGCGGGCCGATTTCGACGAACTCGACGTCGACGAGGACGACGTCGACGGCGTCCAAGACGGCGACGTCTACGGACTGCCGTGGCCGTGTTGGCACGACGAACACCCCGGAACACCGATTCTCTACGACTCTTCGTTGCACCCCTCCGACGGTGGCATGGACTTCCGATCCAACTGGTGGGACGACGCGGTCGACGAAGACGACCCGGAGATCGAACCGGAAGACCACCTCCGAGATCCGTTCACGCCGGAGTGGACCGATCAGGAACTCGAGGGGGTGCCACAGTACCCGCTTTTCACCACGGTACTGCCGGACCCGGAGAACCCGGCGGCAGCGACGATTCCGATCGAGGGCGCGTTCGACGAGGACACGTCCGTCGCGGACGTCGCTCAACAACTCGACGAGGAAGGCTACGACGTCGACCTCGAGCGCTACGAGGAGTTCGACAACCCACAGCCCGACGCGCCGTGGGGTCGCGGTCGCGCCCGGATGAAGGCCTGGAACCTCACCGACGAGATTCCAGTCCACCGCGAACCCGCGGTCACGCCGCGACCGGATCTCGTCGACGAGTACCCGTGTAACGACCGAACCGAGGACCACTGGCGCGTCGAACTCGACAACGCGCAGGTCCAACAGGACAATATCGACGCCGTCGACGACCACGACCTCGTCCTCACGTCCGGACGGCAGGTCGAGCACAAGGGTGCCGGGGCAGTCACCCGGAGCACGCAGGGAACCGCCTCGCGCGCGCCGATGATGTACCTCGAGATCCACCCGGAGGTCGCCGAAGAGCAACTCGACGGCGTCGAGGAGGGCGAGTGGATCGTCGTCGCGACGCCACACGCCGAGATGGTCGTGCAGGCGCGGCCAACCGAACGAGTCGCTCCGGATCACGCCTTCGCGCCGTACCACTGGAGTGGGATCCTCGAGGGCGAGAAGATGACGGATCGGTTCGGCGGCGAGATGGAGGGACTCGAGCCGCTGGTGATCGGCGAGTCGATCAACGCCGGGACGGCCCCAGCGTACGATCGCGAGACCCAGATGCAAGAGTCGAAGGTGACGCTGTGTAGCGTCCGACTGGCCGAGGACGACGAGGTTCCGGATCTCTCACAGCGCCAACTCGACTGGCAGGAACAGCGAATCAACCGACACAAGCGATAG
- a CDS encoding aldehyde ferredoxin oxidoreductase family protein — MPRPDRILRVDLSAPRVSSDAIPERWLQEYVGGKGIGARYLYEELEAGTDPAGPENVLLFMLGPLTGFTPGEQRYAAITKSPLTGAFLDSYGGGTFPGRLAGSLENHLGILVTGEADEPVVLSVADGDATLEPAADVWGLDAGETDARFPDGSVASIGPAGEQGVQYATIASDGGDHHAGRGGAGTVMGSKNLKAVVAHDDAPDGLDALRDQYDDAFAESDAGQWLAASDTLETVDFANEVGVLPTRGWQEGSFEGADAIGIERAREASTGRERPDDAVPGGFRVDSEEGESVPRGATPIVLGAGLGIDDFDAVATLGAICDHLALDVITAGNAVAWAVRASEEGLIDRDLSFGDEHAARALIEEIAHRSTPLGDALAEGVDGAVERFGGDDLIPTVKGMELSSYDPRSAETMALAYATSDRGGCHRRARPVEIEPVSGSQRSVRERATAVVAEQNHRALLWSLIADDFLEDVLRVDDGAEWLAAVGYDLEPEDLARVGERVWTLVRLFNIREGFTRADDELPSPLTEPFEDDSSAESAVDRASFDSLLEHYYAQREWDRQGRPTRDLLHRLDLADVPDEETPIPRASDLEPQDGGTRQ, encoded by the coding sequence ATGCCCCGGCCAGATAGAATCCTGCGAGTCGATCTCTCGGCACCACGCGTGAGCAGCGACGCGATTCCCGAGCGATGGCTCCAAGAGTACGTCGGGGGCAAAGGAATCGGTGCGCGATACCTCTACGAGGAACTCGAGGCGGGGACCGATCCAGCCGGTCCGGAGAACGTCTTGTTGTTCATGCTCGGCCCGCTGACCGGATTTACGCCGGGCGAACAGCGGTACGCGGCGATTACGAAATCGCCACTGACGGGGGCCTTTCTGGACTCCTACGGCGGCGGCACGTTCCCGGGTCGCCTCGCCGGGTCGCTCGAGAACCACCTCGGAATTCTCGTCACCGGCGAGGCCGACGAACCAGTCGTGTTGTCGGTCGCCGACGGCGACGCGACACTCGAGCCCGCAGCGGACGTGTGGGGACTCGACGCCGGCGAAACGGACGCGCGGTTTCCGGACGGTTCGGTCGCATCCATCGGACCCGCGGGAGAGCAGGGTGTTCAGTACGCGACGATCGCCTCCGACGGGGGCGACCACCACGCGGGCCGCGGCGGCGCGGGCACCGTCATGGGCTCGAAGAACCTGAAGGCCGTCGTCGCCCACGACGACGCGCCCGACGGCTTAGACGCGCTGCGAGACCAATACGACGACGCGTTCGCCGAGAGCGACGCCGGCCAGTGGCTCGCGGCGAGCGACACGCTCGAGACGGTCGATTTCGCCAACGAGGTTGGCGTACTCCCGACTCGAGGCTGGCAGGAGGGGAGCTTCGAGGGAGCTGACGCGATCGGTATCGAACGGGCGCGCGAGGCATCGACCGGGCGCGAGCGTCCGGACGACGCCGTACCGGGTGGCTTTCGCGTCGACAGCGAGGAAGGCGAGAGCGTCCCCCGCGGCGCGACGCCGATCGTCCTCGGCGCGGGGCTCGGAATCGACGATTTCGACGCCGTCGCGACCCTCGGCGCGATCTGCGATCACCTCGCGCTCGACGTGATCACCGCGGGCAACGCGGTTGCCTGGGCGGTCCGCGCCAGCGAGGAGGGGTTGATCGACCGCGACCTTTCGTTCGGCGACGAACACGCCGCTCGAGCACTGATCGAGGAGATCGCCCACCGCTCGACTCCACTCGGCGACGCGCTCGCGGAGGGCGTCGACGGTGCGGTGGAGCGATTCGGCGGCGACGACTTGATCCCGACCGTGAAAGGGATGGAACTCTCCTCGTACGACCCGCGCAGCGCGGAGACGATGGCGCTCGCGTACGCGACGAGCGACCGCGGCGGCTGTCACCGACGCGCCCGCCCGGTCGAAATCGAGCCGGTGTCCGGTTCCCAACGAAGCGTCCGAGAACGTGCAACTGCAGTCGTCGCCGAGCAGAACCACCGGGCGCTCCTCTGGAGTCTGATCGCGGACGACTTCCTCGAGGACGTGTTGCGCGTCGACGACGGCGCGGAGTGGCTCGCGGCCGTCGGCTACGACCTCGAGCCCGAAGACCTCGCTCGCGTCGGCGAACGCGTCTGGACGCTCGTGCGACTGTTCAACATCCGCGAGGGCTTCACGCGAGCGGACGACGAACTCCCGTCGCCGTTGACGGAACCCTTCGAGGACGACTCGAGTGCGGAGTCGGCCGTCGACCGCGCGTCGTTCGACTCCCTGCTCGAGCACTACTACGCACAGCGCGAGTGGGACCGACAGGGTCGCCCGACGCGAGACCTGCTTCACAGACTGGACCTCGCGGACGTTCCCGACGAGGAGACGCCGATTCCACGCGCGTCAGATTTGGAACCCCAAGACGGAGGTACTCGACAATGA
- a CDS encoding 4Fe-4S dicluster domain-containing protein has product MSTQDSNGGPARVIPNWESCIDCGACEVACQRTWDLPPESDRIQVVAIEHGTDNETNKPMQCYNCAEAPCIDVCPTEALHYTDNGSVRVSGDKCIGCHYCGVGCPFGAPQFPDGEVPEAQESEPLGARGNGLMDKCTTCEPRQENDLEPACSSECPTDALLFGTPEELSEKLDEDNVSTPFNEESAQIIFGDDADEVMGD; this is encoded by the coding sequence ATGAGCACACAAGATTCCAACGGCGGACCGGCACGAGTCATTCCCAACTGGGAGTCCTGTATCGACTGTGGTGCGTGTGAGGTCGCGTGTCAGCGGACGTGGGACCTCCCGCCCGAGTCCGATCGAATTCAGGTCGTCGCGATCGAACACGGGACGGACAACGAGACGAACAAGCCGATGCAGTGTTACAACTGCGCGGAAGCGCCGTGTATCGACGTCTGTCCGACGGAGGCGCTTCACTACACGGACAACGGCAGCGTCCGCGTCAGCGGCGACAAGTGTATCGGCTGTCACTACTGTGGCGTCGGCTGTCCGTTCGGCGCACCGCAGTTCCCCGACGGCGAGGTTCCAGAAGCACAGGAATCCGAGCCGCTGGGGGCCCGCGGAAACGGTCTGATGGACAAGTGTACGACCTGCGAACCGCGCCAGGAGAACGACCTCGAGCCGGCGTGTTCCTCCGAGTGTCCGACGGACGCCTTGCTGTTTGGCACGCCGGAAGAGCTCTCCGAAAAGCTCGACGAAGACAACGTTTCAACGCCGTTCAACGAGGAGTCCGCACAGATCATCTTCGGCGATGACGCGGACGAGGTTATGGGGGACTAG
- a CDS encoding geranylgeranyl reductase family protein has translation MVRNQYDVIVVGGGIAGCFAAATAAVEGIDVVQLERKPREQGGFIACGDAIKSPRDPGHYPGPIDMAAIADDESVLVDNNIDQIEYWDEELDVRKVLPYETGSNVVDRYEFGQRLLEQAADRGVEQHYDTVVNDVTQNGRVTGVEAVRDGEAVTYECDVLIDTAGAQSILQDMVDFDGLDTPGQPTFEVPHYTHFGSAYREIIETEEPVEYHNAIVGKPLEEMGYIWYFPRTPTQINVGLGFQMNKSPIPLADRLRRDIENRPEYQGATVAERFGKTNKLGAAIALRRPLDSMVAPGYLAAGGAAGTTHPITGKGIRGAAYSGYSAGRAAAEAVEDGDVSEAGLWEHNRWLFREHGEAAKLASWDAYNVAASSIEVNLLRALTALLPEKELREIVGTSTEVDSLKSKLLVGTGVLRNFVSEYRKHTFDALDVSTGELLEAIRTVRKTRNYVSAYEHHYESYPEERSTFEGWLAERNHIDLNFYESLGLPSSEHKY, from the coding sequence ATGGTGCGAAACCAGTATGACGTGATCGTTGTCGGGGGCGGGATAGCGGGCTGTTTTGCGGCGGCCACAGCGGCGGTCGAAGGAATCGACGTCGTTCAATTAGAACGTAAACCCCGCGAACAGGGCGGGTTCATCGCCTGTGGCGACGCGATCAAGAGCCCTCGAGATCCAGGCCACTACCCGGGTCCGATCGACATGGCCGCCATCGCCGACGACGAGTCCGTCCTCGTCGACAACAACATCGATCAGATCGAGTACTGGGACGAGGAACTCGACGTGCGGAAGGTCTTGCCCTACGAGACGGGCAGTAACGTCGTCGACCGGTACGAGTTCGGTCAACGGCTCCTCGAGCAGGCCGCCGACCGAGGGGTGGAGCAACACTACGACACGGTGGTCAACGACGTGACCCAGAACGGTCGCGTTACCGGCGTCGAAGCGGTTCGCGACGGCGAGGCGGTGACCTACGAGTGTGACGTCTTGATCGACACCGCGGGCGCGCAGTCGATCCTCCAGGATATGGTCGATTTCGACGGCCTCGACACGCCCGGCCAGCCGACGTTCGAGGTCCCCCACTACACCCACTTCGGGTCGGCCTACCGCGAGATCATCGAGACCGAAGAGCCGGTCGAGTATCACAACGCCATCGTCGGGAAGCCCTTAGAAGAGATGGGTTACATCTGGTACTTCCCGCGGACGCCCACCCAGATCAACGTTGGCCTGGGGTTCCAGATGAACAAGAGTCCGATTCCGCTCGCCGATCGCTTGCGCCGCGACATCGAGAACCGCCCCGAGTATCAGGGTGCAACAGTCGCCGAGCGATTCGGCAAAACGAACAAACTCGGCGCGGCAATCGCGCTCCGTCGGCCCCTGGATTCGATGGTTGCCCCCGGCTACCTGGCCGCAGGCGGTGCGGCAGGGACGACACACCCGATAACGGGCAAAGGTATCCGTGGAGCGGCGTACTCCGGCTACTCCGCCGGACGTGCCGCCGCCGAAGCCGTCGAAGACGGAGACGTCTCCGAGGCCGGACTCTGGGAGCACAACCGCTGGCTGTTCCGCGAGCACGGTGAAGCCGCGAAACTCGCCTCGTGGGACGCCTACAACGTCGCCGCGAGTTCCATCGAGGTGAACCTCCTCCGAGCACTCACCGCGTTACTTCCCGAAAAAGAACTCCGAGAGATCGTCGGCACCTCGACGGAAGTAGACAGTCTCAAGAGCAAACTTCTCGTGGGAACCGGCGTCCTCAGAAACTTCGTTTCGGAGTATCGCAAGCACACCTTCGACGCACTCGACGTGAGCACGGGCGAACTACTCGAGGCCATCCGAACCGTACGGAAGACGCGCAACTACGTCTCCGCGTACGAACACCACTACGAGTCCTATCCGGAAGAACGCTCCACGTTCGAAGGGTGGCTCGCCGAGCGCAACCACATCGATCTGAACTTTTACGAGAGCCTCGGCCTCCCCTCGAGCGAGCACAAGTACTGA
- a CDS encoding DUF7124 domain-containing protein has protein sequence MTDSIDLDEMTVDDSADDQESDANYGDWLWRGEGDPDDEPEPRWVRSDSAATDAGDGGSSEVPKSPDGDEIPASDEVGVASGDSPASAEASADVRDPDDSDSAVDADGSDSAVDVDDSGDDESAAPRTPKVPGGPSGPVGVPESKGGSGGGSPSSSSASSSANADEPTTTASSGSSQRTTNHGEETEADDMTLAMTYEAINRLEDPRFCIADARSWSDWIGIVGKVSTPAIRKFQRDHTIELDFFGGSENGPDQRLADVTPESMFYAERMVLVGTAGDEWIAEAADWEFVPLETAAENADWEIEHAE, from the coding sequence ATGACCGACAGCATCGACCTCGACGAAATGACAGTCGACGACTCGGCAGACGATCAAGAAAGCGACGCCAACTACGGCGACTGGCTCTGGCGTGGCGAAGGCGACCCGGACGACGAACCGGAGCCACGCTGGGTCCGCTCTGATTCCGCAGCGACCGACGCTGGCGATGGGGGCTCGAGCGAGGTACCGAAATCGCCGGACGGTGACGAGATCCCGGCCAGCGACGAAGTCGGGGTGGCGAGTGGCGATTCACCAGCAAGCGCCGAAGCGAGCGCGGACGTTCGCGATCCCGACGATTCGGATTCGGCCGTCGACGCCGACGGCTCCGATTCCGCTGTCGACGTCGACGATTCGGGCGACGACGAGTCCGCAGCTCCCAGGACGCCGAAAGTCCCCGGCGGGCCGTCCGGGCCGGTCGGCGTCCCGGAATCCAAGGGCGGCTCCGGCGGTGGCTCCCCGTCCTCGAGCAGCGCGTCCTCGAGTGCGAACGCGGACGAGCCGACGACAACCGCCTCGAGTGGGTCCTCGCAGCGAACGACGAATCACGGAGAGGAAACCGAGGCGGACGATATGACGCTCGCGATGACCTACGAGGCGATCAACCGACTCGAGGACCCGCGCTTTTGTATTGCCGACGCCCGCAGTTGGTCCGACTGGATCGGCATCGTCGGCAAGGTCTCCACCCCGGCGATCCGGAAGTTCCAGCGCGATCACACCATCGAACTGGACTTCTTCGGCGGCTCGGAGAACGGGCCAGATCAGCGACTCGCCGATGTCACACCCGAATCGATGTTCTACGCGGAGCGAATGGTCCTCGTCGGCACGGCCGGCGACGAGTGGATCGCGGAGGCCGCCGACTGGGAGTTCGTCCCGCTCGAGACGGCAGCGGAGAACGCCGACTGGGAGATCGAACACGCCGAGTAA
- a CDS encoding hydrogenase iron-sulfur subunit translates to MNKGAFVCSCAGTCDIDLEEAREQIEDVEVAASSRLLCQDKLDAFETVIDEYELDEMTVTCPEAKAQEKITAAAENQGLYPESVQFVDQREGAGWVHDEQTATAKTARLVNAAQAGSQTESLPRSSIHRAEYDVVVVGDPDAAAAIADSADVTLLANGQELAGTDADLENVDVERGRVVNVDGTYSEFEITVRARVTDDCISCMKCVHEGPDGMVTRYPVDIDPDAPVGEWVNVCPTDAIEMGGVERTLECDQVIYPGGDDGTIGGQRGFHTTVDAATIDEVERLLGGFEVRNFLDLEMDVCASGTAGEMGCNECVEACPHGAVERAAIDEVEFHLDSCQNCGACTSACPTGATSLDEPSNERIAREVEALLSSDDDGGFVSGLLGGSSASIETPIVAFVCSEQAGDALREYGRMAAAGRADIEYPPILPVSVNCADTVGEAHVLHALAAGADGVAIVGCGGSCLHSGPDPKAELVERVNQATTDLGLGERVSFFAPDPTDPDAFVEEVSEFAEVELEASPVPAGEHEATGQIDEERPNPDFDNHGWALESVRAILEHAEPQREVIRGLKDFGIVEVGDGCTLTPTCTNYCPTDALRRTDDGLEFNHERCVNCELCEEVCVEGVIEVEDGLDLSLLPENRDDEVDPAWTEVHEGTMQACAGCGREFTSEATVAAIEDRIGERVAELSPTADRSIIEYCPECRANLLHER, encoded by the coding sequence ATGAACAAGGGTGCGTTTGTGTGTTCCTGTGCTGGAACCTGTGACATCGACCTCGAGGAGGCGCGCGAACAGATCGAGGACGTCGAGGTGGCGGCGAGTTCGCGCTTGCTGTGTCAGGACAAACTCGACGCGTTCGAGACGGTGATCGACGAGTACGAACTCGACGAGATGACCGTTACGTGCCCGGAAGCGAAAGCCCAGGAGAAGATCACGGCGGCGGCCGAGAATCAGGGCCTCTACCCCGAATCCGTCCAGTTCGTCGACCAGCGTGAGGGGGCTGGCTGGGTCCACGACGAACAGACCGCCACGGCCAAAACGGCACGCCTGGTGAACGCAGCGCAGGCCGGCAGCCAGACGGAGTCGCTGCCGCGCTCGAGCATCCACCGAGCGGAGTACGATGTCGTCGTGGTCGGCGATCCGGATGCGGCAGCGGCGATCGCCGACTCCGCGGACGTGACCCTGCTCGCGAACGGCCAGGAGCTAGCCGGCACCGACGCGGACCTCGAGAACGTCGACGTCGAGCGGGGGCGCGTCGTCAACGTGGACGGCACCTATAGCGAGTTCGAGATCACCGTCCGGGCGCGAGTGACGGACGACTGTATCTCCTGTATGAAGTGCGTCCACGAGGGGCCGGACGGAATGGTGACGCGGTACCCAGTCGACATCGATCCGGACGCGCCGGTGGGCGAGTGGGTGAACGTTTGTCCGACGGACGCCATCGAGATGGGCGGCGTCGAGCGGACGCTCGAGTGCGACCAGGTGATCTATCCCGGCGGCGACGACGGGACCATCGGTGGGCAGCGGGGCTTTCACACCACGGTCGACGCGGCGACGATCGACGAGGTCGAACGGCTCCTCGGCGGGTTCGAAGTGCGGAACTTCCTCGACCTCGAGATGGACGTCTGTGCGTCGGGAACCGCCGGCGAGATGGGCTGTAACGAGTGTGTCGAAGCCTGTCCGCACGGCGCAGTCGAGCGCGCGGCGATCGACGAGGTCGAGTTCCACCTCGATAGCTGCCAGAACTGCGGTGCCTGTACCAGCGCCTGCCCGACCGGGGCAACCAGCCTCGACGAACCGAGCAACGAGCGAATCGCCCGCGAGGTCGAAGCGCTGCTCTCCTCGGACGACGACGGCGGCTTCGTCAGCGGACTCCTCGGTGGCTCGAGTGCGAGCATCGAGACGCCGATCGTCGCGTTCGTCTGCTCAGAGCAAGCCGGCGACGCGCTGCGCGAGTACGGCCGGATGGCGGCAGCGGGACGCGCAGATATCGAGTACCCGCCGATCCTCCCCGTCTCGGTCAACTGCGCCGACACGGTCGGCGAGGCGCACGTCCTCCACGCGCTGGCCGCCGGCGCGGACGGCGTGGCCATCGTCGGCTGTGGCGGCAGTTGTCTGCACTCCGGCCCGGACCCGAAAGCCGAACTCGTCGAGCGAGTGAACCAGGCCACGACGGATCTCGGTCTCGGCGAGCGCGTCTCGTTCTTCGCCCCCGATCCGACCGACCCGGACGCCTTCGTCGAGGAGGTCTCGGAGTTCGCCGAGGTCGAACTCGAGGCGTCGCCGGTTCCTGCCGGCGAGCACGAGGCGACGGGCCAGATCGACGAGGAGCGACCGAATCCCGACTTCGACAACCACGGCTGGGCGCTCGAGAGCGTCCGCGCGATCCTCGAGCACGCGGAGCCACAGCGAGAGGTCATCCGCGGGCTGAAGGACTTCGGCATCGTCGAGGTCGGCGACGGCTGTACGCTCACGCCGACGTGTACGAACTACTGTCCGACCGACGCACTTCGGCGGACGGACGACGGCCTCGAGTTCAATCACGAACGCTGTGTCAACTGCGAACTCTGCGAGGAGGTCTGCGTCGAAGGCGTCATCGAGGTCGAAGACGGCCTCGACCTCTCGCTCCTGCCCGAAAATAGGGACGACGAGGTGGACCCCGCGTGGACTGAGGTCCACGAGGGGACCATGCAGGCGTGTGCGGGCTGTGGTCGGGAGTTCACGAGCGAGGCGACCGTCGCCGCGATCGAAGATCGAATCGGCGAGCGCGTCGCTGAACTCTCGCCGACGGCCGACAGGAGCATTATCGAGTACTGTCCGGAATGTCGAGCGAACTTGCTCCACGAGCGCTAA